From Eptesicus fuscus isolate TK198812 chromosome 13, DD_ASM_mEF_20220401, whole genome shotgun sequence, the proteins below share one genomic window:
- the DBX1 gene encoding homeobox protein DBX1, whose translation MMFPGLLAPPAGYPSLLRPTPTLTLPQSLQSAFSGHSSFLVEDLIRISRPPAYLPRSVPTASMSPPRQGTPANLTDTVASDLGSPSPGSRRGGSPQTAVSPASEPTFLKFGVNAILSSAPRNEASPALLQSGPPKTFAFPYFEGSFQPFIRSSYFPASSSVVPIPGTFSWPLAARGKPRRGMLRRAVFSDVQRKALEKMFQKQKYISKPDRKKLAAKLGLKDSQVKIWFQNRRMKWRNSKERELLSSGGCREQTLPTKLNPHPDLSDVGQKGPGDDEEEEDEGRASPRHRLAYHSSLDPRHLRDPRLEGPLPASPAHSSSPGKPSDFSDSEEEEEGEEEEITVS comes from the exons ATGATGTTCCCTGGGCTCCTCGCGCCCCCCGCCGGGTACCCCAGCCTCCTGCGCCCCACACCCACCTTAACGCTGCCCCAGTCTCTGCAGTCGGCATTTTCCGGACACTCCAGCTTCCTGGTCGAGGATCTCATCCGCATCAGCCGACCCCCTGCCTACCTGCCCCGCAGCGTGCCCACGGCCAGCATGTCGCCCCCTAGGCAGGGGACCCCCGCCAATCTCACAGACACCGTGGCCTCGGACCTGGGCTCCCCTAGTCCGGGCAGCCGGCGGGGCGGATCGCCGCAGACTGCCGTCTCCCCTGCCAGCGAGCCTACGTTTCTGAAGTTTGGAGTGAACGCCATTCTCTCCTCGGCGCCCAGAAATG aAGCATCCCCCGCCTTGCTCCAGAGCGGCCCTCCCAAGACCTTCGCCTTTCCCTACTTCGAAGGTTCCTTCCAGCCTTTCATCAGATCTTCGTATTTCCCAG cgtCCTCCAGCGTCGTGCCCATCCCCGGGACCTTCTCCTGGCCGCTGGCCGCGCGCGGCAAGCCCCGCCGGGGCATGCTGCGTCGAGCCGTGTTCTCCGACGTGCAGCGCAAGGCTCTGGAGAAGATGTTCCAGAAGCAGAAGTACATCAGCAAGCCCGACCGCAAGAAGCTGGCGGCCAAGCTGGGCTTGAAGGACTCCCAA GTGAAAATCTGGTTCCAGAACCGACGCATGAAGTGGCGGAACTCCAAGGAGCGCGAGCTGCTGTCCAGCGGGGGCTGCCGCGAGCAGACCCTGCCCACCAAACTCAATCCGCACCCGGACCTCAGCGACGTGGGCCAGAAGGGCCCGGGGGAcgacgaggaggaggaagacgagGGCCGGGCCAGCCCTCGCCACCGCCTGGCCTATCACTCCTCCCTCGACCCTCGGCACCTGCGGGACCCGCGACTGGAAgggcccctgcccgcctcccccgcGCACTCGAGCAGCCCAGGCAAACCTTCGGACTTCTCGGactccgaggaggaggaggagggcgaggaggaggagaTCACGGTGTCTTAG